The window GATTCTCATTGTGGATGACGGATCCACAAAGGACCGTACGGCAGAAATTGCGGATGAATATGAAAGAAACTATCCGGAAATCTGCCGGGCAATCCATCAGGAAAATGGCGGCCACGGAGAGGCGGTCAATGCGGGATTAAGAAATGCTACCGGAATTTATTTTAAAGTGGTGGACAGCGATGACTGGGTGGATGAATCCGCTTATATGGAAATCCTGGACACCCTGCGGCACTTTGTATATGGGGAAGAGACCCTGGATATGCTGGTGAGCAATTTTGTCTATGAAAAGCAGGGGGCAAATCGAAAAAAAGTCATGAATTACCGTACCGCCCTTCCGGAGAATGAGCTGTTTACCTGGAAGGATGTGAAGGTGTTTCTGCTGGGGCATTACATTCTCATGCATTCGGTGATTTACCGGACAGAGCTTTTAAAGCAGTGCGGCCTGGAACTTCCCAAGCATACCTTTTATGTGGATAATATTTTTGTATACCAGCCACTGCCTCACGTAAAGAATATCTACTATTTAAATGTGA of the Lacrimispora indolis DSM 755 genome contains:
- a CDS encoding glycosyltransferase family 2 protein yields the protein MKLLSVAIPCYNSEAYMRHCIDSLLPGGEEVEILIVDDGSTKDRTAEIADEYERNYPEICRAIHQENGGHGEAVNAGLRNATGIYFKVVDSDDWVDESAYMEILDTLRHFVYGEETLDMLVSNFVYEKQGANRKKVMNYRTALPENELFTWKDVKVFLLGHYILMHSVIYRTELLKQCGLELPKHTFYVDNIFVYQPLPHVKNIYYLNVNFYRYFIGREDQSVNEAIMIGRIDQQIMVTKLMLGYYDVTKIKQRKLRRYMVRYLEIMMTISSILAIKSESDENMEKKKELWQHLRKQNLPLYLRLRWGFMGQGVNLPGESGRKFPIAIYKMTQKFFGFN